The Persephonella sp. KM09-Lau-8 nucleotide sequence GCGGCTGTGGAATTGCCACTTTTTCTGTTGGTATTGCCCAGACTGCTTACTGGTTTCCTGAAAGCAAACAGGGTTCAGCCCTTGGAATATATGCAGGGGTTGGGAATCTTGCCCCTGGATTATTTGGGATGATACTTCCATTTGCCCTTAAAGCAATAGGTTTAACATGGTCATATATAGCATGGTTTGGATTTTTACTTGCCGGAACAGTAATTTACATCTTACTGGCTAAGGATGCCCCATACTTCCAGCTGGTAAAAGCAGGAGTTCCCCATGACAAAGCTGTAGAGCTGGCTAAACAGCTTGGTCAGGAATTAATCCCAACAGGGGGACTTATAAGCTCTCTCAAAAACTCTGCAAGACATATACAGACATGGGCTCTGGTTGCTTTATATTTTGTTTCTTTTGGTGGATTTCTGGCATTAACAGGCTGGTTTATAGTTTTCTGGGTTCAAAGCTATGATGTGGAGCTCAGGAAAGCAGGGCTTCTAATGGCATTTGGATTTTCACTACTTGCCTCAGTTATCAGAATATTTGGCGGATGGCTTTCTGACAAAATAGGTGGTGAACTTGTAGCAATAATGGCTTACATACTTATTTTGATTGGAGCCATAGTTGTTGTAGTGGCAGTTAACCACAATTTTATCCTTTCACTGACAGGTGAAATCCTGATGGGAGCCGGAATGGGAATTGCAAACGGTGCAGTATTTAAACTGGTTCCTAAATATGTCCCCCATGCCACAGGTGGAGCTGCCGGATGGGTAGGTGGACTGGGTGCTTTCGGTGGGTTTGTTGTGCCTCCTATACTTGGCTTGTTCGTCCAGAATCACGGAGTTGCTGGATATTCTAAAGGTTTCATTGTTTATATTGTTTTAGCCATAATCGCAATTATAATCTCAGCTGTTTTATGGAAGTTCTACGGAAAAGAGATTAACAAACCAATTGAGGATTAAAAGGTGAAAGCCATGGAAAAGATAACAGCTCAGTGTCCATACTGCGGTGTAGGTTGTGGACTTGAGATATTTGAGGATAAAAAAGGCAGGATAAAAATAAAAGGAGACAAAGACCATCCTGCCACAAAAGGAGATTTATGTCTTAAGCCAATTCCCCTTCCAAAAGTTATGGATATTGGGCGTGTTCCTGCACCTTTATACAGGGAAAATAAAAGGGATAAATTCAGGGAAATAACATGGGAAGAAGCCATAAAGATAATTGCACAGAAGTTAAAGAGAAATAAACCTGATGAAAACTATTTTTATATCTCTGGACAGCTAACCACAGAAGACAGTTATGTAATAAACAAATTTGTAAAAGGGTTCATAGGCACAAATAATATAGATGCAAACTCAAGACTCTGTATGGCATCTGCAGTTATGGGATACAAAATGACATTTGGCTCAGATGGACCTCCAGGAAGCTATGAGGATATAGATGATGCGGATGCTTTTGTGTTTGCCGGTTCAAATGCAGCATGGGCTCATCCTGTTTTATTTAAAAGGGTTTTAAACAGAAAAAAGGAGTATCCGGAAGCAAAAATTATAGTTATTGACCCTGTTTATACTGCAACAGCAGAAAAGGCAGATATATGGGTGGACATAAAACCGGGAACAGACACAGTTTTGTTTAACAGTATTCTTTATCTTTTGAATAAAAAAGGCTGGCTTGATTATGAGTTTATTGGCAAGCATACAGAAGGATTTTCACAGGCTATAAAAGAAGCAGAAAAATATCCACCTGAAATAGCTGCCAAGATATGTGAAATAAAACCAAGTCTGATTTATAAACTGGCAGAAATATATGCCTTTAGTAAAAAGGTTATCTCTTTCTGGACAATGGGGTTTAACCAGTCCTCAAATGGAACAATGAAAAATCTGTCATTAATAAATGTTCATCTTGCAACAGGGAGAATAAATGAAAAAGGTTGCCCTTTTTCCCTTACCGGTCAGCCTAACGCAATGGGCGGCAGAGAAGTCGGTTATCTGGTAAATGGTCTTCCTGGATACAGAGATGTTAGAAATCCAGAAGACAGAGCATTTATGGAACAATTCTGGAGCTTACCGGAAGGCAGCATAAAAGACAAACCGGGAATAACCATAGTAGAAGCAATAGACAGCATGATAAATGGGGATATAAAACTCCTGTGGATTGTTTGCACCAATCCTGCCGTTACAATGCCTAATCTGAATAAATTCTGGAGAGCTCTAAGAAATACATTTGTAATTGTTCAGGATGCATATTTAACTGACTCTGTTGATTATGCAAATCTGGTTTTACCGGCGTCCCAGTGGGGTGAAAAAGAAGGGATCATGACCAGCTCAGATAGGACAATTACACATAACAAACCTTTTAGACAACCACCACCGCAGTGCAAACACGACTGGCAGATATTCTGTGAAGTAGCAAAAGAACTGGGCTGGGAAAAGCAGTTTTCCTACAGAAATTCCAGAGAGATATTTGATGAATATAAACAAACAACAAAAGGAAGATTATGCGATATTTCTGACTGGAGCTATGAAGACCTACCTAAACAATGGGGTGGAAAATGGCTTTACAAGGACAAGAGATTTCCTACACCAACAGGAAGAGCAAAGTTTAATCCTGCAGTCTATTCAGAAGCTTCTGACAGCACAGAGTATCCTTACTCCTTTATTCTGACTACAGGAAGAACAAAAAAACAATGGCACACAATGACCAGAACAGGTAAAGCAATGGAGCTGGTCAGAGGAGAAGAAGAACCATTTGTTATGCTTAATGAGAAAGATGCTCTGGAACTGGGAATATTTGATAACGACTACATAAATATCAAATCAACAAGGGGACAGATTTATATAAAAGCAAAAATAGGAAAAATAAAAAGAGGTGTAGTATTTGCACCATTTGGCTATGGAAAGATTTATCATTTCCCAACCAATATAACAGTAAGCGATGCTATAGACCCTATATCAAAAGAACCAGAGCTAAAATTCTCAGCAGTGTTTATAAAACCAAGAAAGAAAAGAATATACAAGCTATCAGATGAGATCTACCAGAAGGTTAAGGAAACATATCCAGAAGTTGAAAAATTTTTAGAAGATGTTCTGGAAAATAGTTTTTCCTCCTTGACAGAAGCTGAGATAAAAAATATAAAACCGGACCTTCTAAAGCAGCTTTCACAAGAAATTAAAGAACTAATGGATATTTTTATAAACAGACCTGCTGACTGGGACAGGGCAAATCTACTTAATGAAAAAGTGGCAAATGATTATATAAAGCTTAAAATACAGCCTAAACACCAGAGCCTGCTAACAAGCTCATTCAGGAAAGAATTTGTAAAAATATTTGATTTACCAGAAGATACAGCTCAAGCTTGGGAGTTTGCATTTGATTTTATCTCCCACAGAATTTTTGAACTGGTAAAAAAATATTATGAAAATAAAGCATTTAAAGGAACTCAGGAGGAAACAGTTTAGTAGATTTAAAGCTGTTTAAGGCTTAAAATTAAGTTTATGGATAAAATAGACAGATATATTATTGAACAAATAAGTAAAAATAGGATTTCTGGTGAGGAACTTTCTAAACTTTTAGGAATTTCCAGAACTGCTATCTGGAAAAGAATAAAAAAACTTGAAAGCCTCGGATACAAAATATCCCACGATAAAAAAGGCTATTTCCTTGAAGAAAGGACAGAATTTTTATTGCCTTATGAATTAGACCTAAAAACACAATGGCTGGGACGAAACTATATATTTTTTCATACTATAAATTCAACCAATATATATGCAAAGGAAAATGAACTACCTGATGGCACAGTTATTCTGGCAGAAAATCAAACAGCAGGCAAAGGTAGAAAGGGAAGAAAATGGATTTCCACTGAAGGTAAAGGATTATATTTTTCAATTGTTTTAGAAAGAGATATTTCTCCGGCAGAGTTGCTGATTTACTCTCTGTTATTCCCTGTTGCTGTCAGGAAAGCTATAATCCAGAAAACAGACCTTCCTGTCCAGATAAAATGGCCTAATGACCTGTATCTAAACGGTAAAAAGCTTGCAGGATTTTTAATTGAAACCGAGATAGAGGGAAACTCTGCCACAAAACTGATAGCAGGAATAGGCATAAACATCAATCAGACAGAAGAAGATTTAGGAGAAATAAAGGATATAGCCACTTCTTTAAGACTGGAATATGGCAAAGATATAGACAGGAAAAGACTTTTTGCAGATATAATCCAGAGCATTGAAGAAGAGATTGATAATTTCGATAAAAGCAGGATTGTTAAAGAGGTAGAAGAAAACCTGTTATGGAAAGGAGAGAAAATAAAACTAACTGATGAGAATATAGAAGGCACACTGATTGGCCTCAATGAATTTGGAGGAATTCGTATTCTTACCGATAAAGGATTAAAGGATTTTTATTCAGGGGATATCACAGTAAGGAGGATAGAATGAAGGTATCAGAGTATCATAAACAGGGCTTAAAAAATTTTGTGGATAATAAACCTGAAGGTTATGAGATTTTAGGGGCTGCAAAGGAAGGAGCTCATAGAGTTGAGTTTTATATAAAAACAAACGGGGACAAGATAACTGATGTGAAATTTAATTCCTCAAAAAGATGTAAAAAACTAATGGCTATAGCAGATTTAGTTGCAGAAAAGTTAAAAGGACAGAATATAAAGAACATAAAAATCGACCCTCAGGAAATCTTAGATTTCTTTAAGGAAGAAAAGGAAAAAGACAAAATGGAAAACAGGCTATCAATAGTCCTTAAAGCAATAGGTCAGACATAAATAGAAACTTTTGTTCCTTCTATAATATTTTCACGGGCAGATTTGGCACTTTCTTCAGCCTGAGGTTGTTGAGATGCCAGATTTTGCCCCAGATTTTGTTGTATAAGCATTTCCATCAGTTTCTTTTGTAGTTCCAGAGCATCTTTATAAACTGAAACTGCGACCTCATTTCTTACTTCCATTTTAATAACCTCCGATTATAATTTAAGTGTAAAAAGATAAAATATCAAGGGAGAATTATGAAAAAACTACTTATTCTAATGGGATTTGCTTTGGTAATAACTTCCTGCCTGCAGATAACTGTAGGTGATGATTCTGACGATGAAAGCTCAACGCCAAGGGTATTGACTGTCCAAACCACGTGGTATTGGCAGTTAAACGGCAGTCTCAGAACAGACATACCGGCCGATTTATACGATGTTGACCTGTTTGATACACCTTCCGAGACAATATCACAGCTAAAAAAAGAAGGGAAAATTGTTATTTGTTATTTCAGTGCAGGCAGTTATGAAGACTGGCGGCCAGATGCATATAAATTTCCAGCAGGAGCTATAGGAAATCCTCTGGATGACTGGCCTGGTGAATACTGGATAGATATAAGAAATCCAGAAATCTGGAATATAATGAGAGACAGGCTTGACCTTGCAGTTGCAAAAGGGTGCGATGGTGTTGAGCCTGACAATATTGATGGATATACAAATGATACAGGCTTTGATTTAAGCTACAATGACCAGCTGAGATACAACAGATTCCTTGCAAATGAAGCTAAAATCAGAGGCCTACTAATTGGTCTAAAAAATGACCTTGAACAGATACCTGACCTTGTAGATTATTTCGATTTTGCTTTAAATGAGGAATGCCACAAATATAATGAATGTGATTTGTTAGAGCCGTTTATAAAACAGGGTAAGCCAGTGTTTAATGCCGAGTATGATGATATATATATTTATGATGAGAATGCTTTCAGAAACTTATGTAATGACGCTAAAAATAGAAATTTCAGGACAAATGTTTACCCTATTGAGCTCGATGGTAGTTTTGTAAAAAGCTGTGATTATGGAGAGTATTAATGATAAAAGTGGCTTTCTGCATGAATCAGGGATTAAGGAGTTATCAACAGGATTGTATTTATATAGATGGGGAGATTTATCAGGTAGATTTTATGAAATGTCCTCAGGAAAAATCTTTAGATAAAGACACAGGAATTTTTGCTGTATGCGATGGTATGGGAGGGCTCGCTGAAGGGGATAAGGCAAGCAAATTTGTATGTGAAAAGTTAAAGGAGATAAACATAAATTTTTCCATTAATGCAGTTGAAGAAGCCCTTTACCAGATACAAAAAGAGTTTGAAAAAACAGATATAAAATGGAGCGGGACAACAATAGCTGGTGTTTATCTCAATGGTAAAAAGGCAATTATTTTTAATGCAGGGGATAGCAGGGTTTATAAGTATACTTCTGAAGGGCTTGTTTATCTGTCCCATGACCATAGCTATGTTCAGGAGCTTGTGGATGAAGGAATTATCTCCTATAAAGAGGCTTTTTATCATCCGGAAAGATATATTGTTACTTTTGGAATCGGTGATATATTTTCTGAAGAGTGGGAAAGTGGTAAAAGGCCATATCTTGTGGAAGATAAGTTAAAAGAAGATGAGCTTTATATAATATGTTCAGATGGTCTGTCAGATTATTTAACAGATGAGGAGATATATTACCATCTGTATCCTGAGCCTTTTGAAAATTTCCCTATACTGATTGAGATGCTTGAAAAGGTCAAAAGTGATAACTATTCAATAATTCTTGTGAAGCCAGAAAATTAAACTTTCAGATCCACCCTATTTCTAATTTCTCCGTTTAAGAATGCCCTTATATTTTCAACTATCTCATTAACAAGTCTTTTTCTGGCTTCTATACTGGTCCATGCAATATGGGGAGTTATAAGAAGTTTTTCTTTATTTTTTATTTTGAGAAGGGGATTTTCAGGGTCAATAGGTTCTTTTTCAAGAACATCAAGACCTGCACCACCTATCATATCGCTGTCTAAAGCTATTGCTAAATCTTTTTCATTTACAATGCCCCCTCTACCAAGATTAAGAAGTATCGCATTTTCTTTCATAAGTTGAAGTTCATTAATTGTTATAAGATTCTTTGTTTTTTCATTAAGGGGCGCATGTATAGAAACTATATCAGAGGTTTTTAAAAGCTCATCAAGGGGATATCTGGGATATTTTTCCGGTCTTTCAACTCCAGAGGTTGAGTAGTATATGACATCGCATCCAAAACTCTCAGCAACTTCAGCAACCCTTCTTCCGATTGTGCCAAGACCTATAATACCCCATCTTTTTCCATGGATTTCCCAGAAAGGTCTGCCTAAATGGGTAAAGATATCGCTTTTTGCATACTCTCCTGATTTTACATAATCATCATAGTATCTTAGGTGCATTAGTAGATAAAAAAGCATTCCAAAGGTAGTTTGAACTACGCTCTCTGTGGAGTATCCAGCAACATTTGTAACGGCAATACCTTTTTCCTTAGCATATAAAACATCAATATTGTTATATCCTGTTGCAGCTTCACATATTAGCTTTAGATTTCTGGCGGCGTTTATTGCATCCTTATCAATAACTACTTTGTTTGTTATTATGATATCTGCATCTTCTATCCTTTCGTATAATTCAGCTGGAGAGGTTGTAGGATATATTTCTACATCCCCAAACTGGGAAAATATTTCAAGATCTATATCATCCCCAAGTGTTTTGGCGTCCAGTACCACAATCTTCATATCTTCTCACCTCATTTTCAGGCTATTTTCCTTTTTTCCACAGGTTGTGGTTTTCTTAAATAATATCCTTGCCCATAAATTATACCTAACTGAAGGACTTTTCTTAAAACAGATTCAGAATGTATATACTCTGCTATTACCTTTATGCCTGTATCATCTGCAAAAGATTTTATTGCCTTTACTATAGCAAGAGAACGATAATTGGTATCTATATCCTTTATAATACTACCATCTATTTTCAAATAATCAGGTGCAAGTTCTACAAGATGAGAAAAATTGGAATAACCACTACCAAAATCATCTATTGATATCTTACATCCTATACCTTTTATATATTCAATTTTCTCTTTAAATGATGGATAATCATCAATATCTTCAGATTCTAATAACTCTATTGTTAACCTGCTGGCAAGTTCTTTATCCAAAACATTTTCCATATGCTCTATTATATTGTCATCATATACATCCAGTGCAGATAGGTTCATAGATATTCCCATCCAGGGATTTTCCTTTAGAACCTTTGCATTGTATTCTATTACTTTTTTGGTGAGATCTATATGAACATACGTTCTCCTTATAGTGTTCAAAAACTGATACGGATATATGATTTTTCCATCCTTTGATATTAAGCGCACAAGTGCCTCGTATTTAAGAACTTCTCCAGTTTTAAGATTGACTATAGGCTGATACCAGCAAACGATATTATTGTTATCTATTGCTTCTTTTATTATGTAGATTTCTTCATGGTTAACTTCCAGAGGACCTGAATAAATTTCTATCTTATTTCTTCCATTTTTCTTGGCTTTATAAAGAGCCATATCTGCCATTTTTATGGCTTCTTCTATAGATTTCTCAGCATAAGGGGCAATTCCTATTGAAACGGTTACTTTCATACTGATATTTTCGTATGTTATAACTCTTTTACATATCTCTGTTTTTATTCTGGTTGCCAGATTAAGAACATTGTATTTATAGTTTTCTGAATAGGGATTGATTTTGGCAAATAATAGAAATTCCTCTCCTCCGTATCTTATAAGGATATCATCCTCCCGAATACAACTTTTTATTCTTTCTGTGACCTCTTTTAGAACATGATCCCCAGCCTCATGACCAAAGCTATCATTTATTTTCTTAAAATGATCTATATCTATTACAAATGTTGTATAAAATCCTTTTTTGAGTTTTTCAATATTTTCATAAAGATATAATCTGTTATAGGCTCCTGTTAATGGATCTATATACATTTTTTTGACATTTTCTCTATATTTTATGAACTGAATTAGAGATATCACTATTGATACCACAATAAAAAGTGATATTATCAGAACGAATTCCTGAATTTTGCTGATTATTGCCTGTATCTCTTTAAGCTTTTTAACAGAAAATTCTATAACAGCAATCCCTGCGACTTTATGATTTATTTTTATAGGCTTTAAAAGGGTTATCCATAAACCTGTGTAGTCTGATTGTTTAATAACCACACTTTTACCATCTTTTAGAACACTATCCCAGTAGTCTCCATATATATTAAAACCTTCTCTAAATCTGGCTCTATCTTCTTTTGAAAGGTCTATAAGATATCTGAGCTTTCCATCTTTGTCTTTATAAAGGATATACGCATATTTAACGTCATCTGTGACTATAACAGAGAGTTGATCTCTTATTTTTTTCCTGAATTTTGGATCTGAAAAGAGTGACTCAAGGTCTTTATTCTTTGCATTTATCTGTATTGTCCTGATTATCTTATCAAGGCTCTGAACTACTCCCGGGACAACAGCTTCTTTTATTATACTGTCTTCTATAGTCTTTTTAATTTTTGGTGCCATTATATAGACAGATATAAGCAAACCAAGTAACACTATAAAGAAAGGCATATAATCAAAAAGTAATCTTTTATCTTTCCTTACCACAGATTATTTTCCCTCTCCAGATATTTTCTGTACCTGTCTGGTAATTTGATATTAAACTGTTCGAGCCTATCTTTAACAAAAACCACATTTGGTCTGCCTTTCTTCCAGTAAATAGCTCCAATTGCATTTTTATACTTCTTAAGAAGATAGTATTTAGTTACTATTGCAGGTTTATTACACTTTTTTAACAACCTTTCATCACCAGTAATAAGAATATGTGCCTTTTTACAGCTTAATGTATGAGACAGTATTTTAGAATATTTAAGAATATATTTTAAATCTGAAGAGGTAACCACTTTGATTTTTTTATTATTTTTCGCGATAATATGGGCCATTTCAGAAATAATTTCAGCCTCAACTTTTTTTATCTCTTCTTCGTATCCAAAAGCCAGAGAAAATGTAAAGAAAAGAAAGACCAGTATACTTCTAAGCATCTATTAAAAATCCCTTTCCAGCGTGATTAAAACTCTCCTATCTTCTTGATAAATCTGTACATTTTTATCATTCAACAGGGGTATCTTAATAGCTTTATCTAAAAGATTATAACCTTTAATAGCAACTTTCGTATTATCAAATAAACTAATCTTAACTCCGGCATTTAATTCAAATCCAGATTTAATCCATGTGCCATAAAAGCCATAGCCTTTTCTGTATACATTTTCCACAAATGCTGAATAATTATTCTGCTGAATACCTATTCTAAATAATCCTCCTTCTGAAGATGCTGTTTTATACCTCCTTTTTTCAGGATATACTTTGAAATAGCCAGCATTTATATAAACGCCATTATCAAAGTCTTTCTGACAATCTACAGACCAGAAATAGTATCTAAGCTTTTGATCTACATTTATGTAAGAATATGTATATGGAGATATCATAATATTGTCTTTTATGAGAAATGTTCCTCCTGTTACTGTAAGTCTACCTACTGGATAAACACCTGAATACTCAAATGTTAGACCTCTATTCTCCTGTTTTTTCAGTTGAGGATTTGATCGGACTTCAACAAAAAATGGCGGAGTATAATATTTAGACAAAAATAATTTTAAATAATCTGATTTATTCAGAAAATAAACTGTTCCAATGCGCCATATTAGGCCTTCAATATCACGACCGTATCCCCTTTCGGTATTTTCATATTTAAATCCTGCAATAAATCCTAACTGAGGTTTCAGGTTATACACATTCTCTATATAAAATGAACGATAGTTTTCCCAATTTTTATCTTTCAAATTTCCTGGGAACAATTGTTGATCTAATTTGTATTTAGAGTGCTGAATTTTAATGCCATAAAAAAGTTTGTTATTTTTATTTCTGCTTTCTCCAACAACTTCCGTCCCTGTTTTCATCGAATTTATATGCTGCAAGTATGAAAAAACAGGCATACGGGGATATCTAATAACAACTGGGTTTGTAAGACTACCTTTTTCATATCTATCAATGTTTATTTTATCTGCATATAATCTTAGTTTTAGATTTAAATCCTGAGAGATTATTTTGGATATAGAAATATAGCCATGTGATGCCTGATTATCGGAGTAATCTGGTTTACTTCTTAATGTATTTCCCCTAAACTCATCTGAGTTTTTTATGGCAAGCCCAGTTTCTAAAGACCATTCGTCAAAATAAAATCCACCAATAATGTAGTAATACTTATCATCAATTTTTAAATTTTTTGGATATTTCTGGGATTTATAAGTTTCTCTGTTTATAAGTAAAAATGCAGAACTTTTAGAACCTGTTTCTCCTGCAAGATACACAGAAAAAGAGTAATCATTTCTTGTTGAATATGATAATCTTACTGTTTTTACATTTTCCATTTCAGGTTTTTTTGTGTAAACCTTTATAATCATTCCAGCTGCTTCATTATTGAACTTGAGAGCACTTTCTCCCTGATAAATTTCAATATGGTCTATATGGTCAAGGGGCATATCTGCCCATAATGAAAGCGGGGTTTTTCTGTAAACTCCGCTAATTTCATGATCATTTATAAATAATCGAATTGTTGAGTTTTCGAGGGGATATATTGATGCGTAGGAAAGTGTATTTTCGCCATACTGATTTCTTAATAAGGTGAAATATCTAACATATCTAAGTAAATCTGAAAGTTTATACCCTTGAAGTTTTTGGATATCTTCTCTGGTAAATAAAATCAGATGCCCTTCTGTTTCCTGAACTGTTCTTTTGTATAACTGATTAAGCTCTCTATATCTTTCTAATAATCTTTCAAGATTTTCTCCGTATGCTATATAGCTAAAGATAAAAAAAATCAGTAGTAATCTTTTTGCCATATATTTAGTAACCTCTCATAATCTTCCGGTCTGTTAATACTCCAGTATGACAGCAGAGAGTCATCCACCTGCTTTAATTCTTCCTGTGCAACTTCCTGAACATTTAGTCTGTTTACCCATGCATAAAGGGAATTTTTCCCTTCTTCATATACCTTATCGGCAATTTTTAAGGCAGCTCTTTTGTATATAGTGTTTAAAAACTGTTTTTTCCCATTTACCACCGGAATAATTGCATCATATCCATCTATTTTTTTCACAAAAAAAGGAATCAGTTCCGGCTCCAGCAGTGGAGTATCGCAGGTTGCTATAAAAACAAGCTGGTTTTTTATATACGGCATACAGCTAACAATTGCATTTAAAGGACCTGCATAAGGGTCTTTGTCCTTTACAAATACAGAATTTATGTCTGTATTTTCTAATTGGGATAGGTAAATCTCTTTATCTTTATTGGCAGAAACAATTATCTGGTCTGTATATACATTAAGTTTTTCTATTATTATCCTGAAAAAAGTTTTTTCTCCCAGCTTTAAAAATGCCTTATCCCTTCCCATACGTTTACTCTGGCCACCTGCTAACAGGATAGCCGTTATTTTTAACTTTTCTTTTTCTGACATTTTTCACACAGACCAAATATTTCTAATCTATGAAATTCTGGCTTAAATTTATATTCCTGACATATTTTGTCCTGCAATTCCTCTATTTTGTCTGAATGGAATTCTATAATCTTTCCGCAACTTCTACATATTAGATGGTCATGATGTTCTTTTAGATTAACTTCATAAATTGTTTTGTTTTTGAATTTTATTACTTCCCTTACATATCCAAGCTCTTTTAGTATTTCAAGAGTTCTATAAACAGTAGCCCTTGATACATTTATATTCTTTGACTGAATTTTGTGCACCAGTTGTTCAATCTCAAAATGCCCTCTGGTATTAAGAATAGCCTTAAAAACTTTTTCTCTCTGAGGAGTATACTTAAGTCCTAAATTTTTTATTGTCTGTTTAAACTCTTTTAATGCCTGTCTTTTATTCATTGCTTACCTCTTATCTGGTCTTTTAAGCTCAAAAGTGTTCTCTTTATTTATAAGACAGTAATTTGCGCCTCCAAGCCTGC carries:
- a CDS encoding molybdenum cofactor guanylyltransferase is translated as MSEKEKLKITAILLAGGQSKRMGRDKAFLKLGEKTFFRIIIEKLNVYTDQIIVSANKDKEIYLSQLENTDINSVFVKDKDPYAGPLNAIVSCMPYIKNQLVFIATCDTPLLEPELIPFFVKKIDGYDAIIPVVNGKKQFLNTIYKRAALKIADKVYEEGKNSLYAWVNRLNVQEVAQEELKQVDDSLLSYWSINRPEDYERLLNIWQKDYY
- a CDS encoding bifunctional diguanylate cyclase/phosphodiesterase, with translation MVRKDKRLLFDYMPFFIVLLGLLISVYIMAPKIKKTIEDSIIKEAVVPGVVQSLDKIIRTIQINAKNKDLESLFSDPKFRKKIRDQLSVIVTDDVKYAYILYKDKDGKLRYLIDLSKEDRARFREGFNIYGDYWDSVLKDGKSVVIKQSDYTGLWITLLKPIKINHKVAGIAVIEFSVKKLKEIQAIISKIQEFVLIISLFIVVSIVISLIQFIKYRENVKKMYIDPLTGAYNRLYLYENIEKLKKGFYTTFVIDIDHFKKINDSFGHEAGDHVLKEVTERIKSCIREDDILIRYGGEEFLLFAKINPYSENYKYNVLNLATRIKTEICKRVITYENISMKVTVSIGIAPYAEKSIEEAIKMADMALYKAKKNGRNKIEIYSGPLEVNHEEIYIIKEAIDNNNIVCWYQPIVNLKTGEVLKYEALVRLISKDGKIIYPYQFLNTIRRTYVHIDLTKKVIEYNAKVLKENPWMGISMNLSALDVYDDNIIEHMENVLDKELASRLTIELLESEDIDDYPSFKEKIEYIKGIGCKISIDDFGSGYSNFSHLVELAPDYLKIDGSIIKDIDTNYRSLAIVKAIKSFADDTGIKVIAEYIHSESVLRKVLQLGIIYGQGYYLRKPQPVEKRKIA
- a CDS encoding Fur family transcriptional regulator — translated: MNKRQALKEFKQTIKNLGLKYTPQREKVFKAILNTRGHFEIEQLVHKIQSKNINVSRATVYRTLEILKELGYVREVIKFKNKTIYEVNLKEHHDHLICRSCGKIIEFHSDKIEELQDKICQEYKFKPEFHRLEIFGLCEKCQKKKS
- a CDS encoding TonB-dependent receptor plug domain-containing protein, translating into MAKRLLLIFFIFSYIAYGENLERLLERYRELNQLYKRTVQETEGHLILFTREDIQKLQGYKLSDLLRYVRYFTLLRNQYGENTLSYASIYPLENSTIRLFINDHEISGVYRKTPLSLWADMPLDHIDHIEIYQGESALKFNNEAAGMIIKVYTKKPEMENVKTVRLSYSTRNDYSFSVYLAGETGSKSSAFLLINRETYKSQKYPKNLKIDDKYYYIIGGFYFDEWSLETGLAIKNSDEFRGNTLRSKPDYSDNQASHGYISISKIISQDLNLKLRLYADKINIDRYEKGSLTNPVVIRYPRMPVFSYLQHINSMKTGTEVVGESRNKNNKLFYGIKIQHSKYKLDQQLFPGNLKDKNWENYRSFYIENVYNLKPQLGFIAGFKYENTERGYGRDIEGLIWRIGTVYFLNKSDYLKLFLSKYYTPPFFVEVRSNPQLKKQENRGLTFEYSGVYPVGRLTVTGGTFLIKDNIMISPYTYSYINVDQKLRYYFWSVDCQKDFDNGVYINAGYFKVYPEKRRYKTASSEGGLFRIGIQQNNYSAFVENVYRKGYGFYGTWIKSGFELNAGVKISLFDNTKVAIKGYNLLDKAIKIPLLNDKNVQIYQEDRRVLITLERDF